A genomic window from Variovorax paradoxus includes:
- a CDS encoding acyl-CoA thioesterase, translating to MRIEIPEKKKLVYETSIPIRWGDMDAMGHLNNGTYFRYLETARIDWMHSIGFEPEPSGEGMVIVNAFCNFYRQIEYPGNVLLKMYVSDPGRTTFESWGIMAREEEPDVICAAGGATTIWVDFPKQKALALPDWLRALVSE from the coding sequence ATGAGAATCGAAATCCCCGAAAAGAAAAAGCTCGTGTATGAGACGTCGATCCCGATCCGCTGGGGCGACATGGATGCAATGGGCCACCTGAACAACGGCACCTACTTCCGCTACCTCGAAACCGCGCGCATCGACTGGATGCACTCCATCGGCTTCGAGCCCGAGCCGAGCGGCGAGGGCATGGTGATCGTCAACGCCTTCTGCAATTTCTACCGCCAGATCGAATACCCGGGCAACGTGCTGCTCAAGATGTACGTGAGCGACCCCGGCCGCACCACCTTCGAGAGCTGGGGCATCATGGCTCGCGAGGAAGAACCCGACGTGATCTGCGCGGCCGGAGGCGCGACCACCATCTGGGTCGACTTTCCGAAGCAGAAGGCGCTGGCGCTGCCAGACTGGCTGCGTGCGCTGGTGAGCGAGTGA
- a CDS encoding sensor histidine kinase gives MSSSSFAAGRDSLAGRLTRTLIVWVGGVWLLCVFAVVWYVDREINHNFDNELVEVSHRMFAMAVQELEKLQHPGQEPPREPLIAPKQLFSEDAVIYQIVDLHEHVMLRSAEAPADTFDVPLAAGFANNPTWRIYTVRHPTLGLFFQVADPLDERRRALNRTLFGLIIPLGAVLPLLALVLRNVARTELRVLQDLAGEIEKRSGADLSPIALPGGLPKELRTVGDHVNRLLERLSHSLDVERALAANAAHELRTPLAAARLRLQTALEHDLQRNDVQAALDALRTLSHRTEKLLQLSRAESGASLARTRVDLVQLAGTVAQEFWQDPQNAERLMLKVPDSVVPLALGDVDALAIALRNLVENALRYGGGRVVIEVMAPCTLAVRDTGHGVTPAQLETLRERHVRHSSDRAGYGLGISIVGTIVEKHGAKLELSSPPVGAAHGFEARIVLRPA, from the coding sequence ATGAGCTCCAGCAGCTTCGCGGCCGGCCGCGACTCGCTCGCCGGCCGGCTGACCCGCACGCTGATCGTCTGGGTCGGCGGCGTTTGGCTGCTGTGCGTGTTCGCCGTGGTCTGGTATGTGGACCGCGAGATCAACCACAACTTCGACAACGAACTGGTCGAGGTCTCGCACCGCATGTTCGCGATGGCAGTGCAGGAACTGGAAAAGCTGCAGCACCCGGGCCAGGAGCCGCCGCGCGAACCGCTGATCGCGCCCAAGCAGCTGTTCTCGGAAGACGCGGTGATCTACCAGATCGTCGACCTGCACGAGCATGTGATGCTGCGCTCCGCCGAGGCGCCCGCGGACACCTTCGACGTGCCGCTGGCCGCCGGCTTCGCGAACAACCCGACCTGGCGCATCTACACCGTGCGACACCCGACCCTGGGCCTGTTCTTCCAGGTGGCGGACCCGCTCGACGAACGCCGCCGCGCCCTCAACCGCACGCTCTTCGGCCTGATCATTCCGCTCGGCGCAGTGCTGCCGCTGCTCGCTCTGGTGCTGCGCAACGTGGCGCGCACCGAGCTGCGGGTGCTGCAGGATCTGGCCGGCGAGATCGAGAAGCGCAGCGGCGCCGACCTGAGCCCGATCGCCCTGCCCGGCGGGTTGCCCAAGGAGCTGCGCACTGTCGGCGACCACGTCAACCGGCTGCTGGAGCGGCTGTCGCACTCGCTCGACGTGGAGCGCGCCCTGGCGGCCAATGCCGCGCACGAGCTGCGCACGCCGCTCGCCGCCGCCCGCCTGCGGCTGCAGACCGCGCTGGAGCACGACCTGCAGCGCAACGACGTGCAGGCCGCGCTCGATGCGCTGCGTACCCTCAGCCACCGCACCGAGAAGCTGCTGCAGCTGTCGCGCGCGGAATCGGGCGCCTCGCTCGCGCGCACGCGGGTCGACCTGGTGCAGCTTGCCGGCACCGTGGCGCAGGAGTTCTGGCAAGACCCGCAGAATGCCGAGCGACTCATGCTCAAGGTACCCGACAGCGTCGTGCCACTGGCCCTCGGCGACGTCGATGCGCTCGCAATTGCCCTGCGCAACCTGGTGGAGAACGCGCTGCGCTACGGCGGCGGCCGCGTCGTCATCGAGGTGATGGCGCCTTGCACCCTGGCCGTGCGCGACACCGGCCACGGCGTTACCCCCGCGCAGCTCGAAACCCTGCGCGAGCGCCACGTGCGCCACAGCTCCGACCGCGCGGGCTATGGTCTGGGCATTTCGATCGTGGGCACCATCGTCGAGAAGCACGGCGCAAAGCTCGAACTCTCGTCGCCGCCCGTGGGTGCGGCGCACGGCTTCGAGGCGCGCATCGTGCTGCGGCCGGCCTGA
- a CDS encoding response regulator transcription factor: protein MRILLVEDDSALADAVCSYLLAKAFVVDVAPSLADARGALLSVQYAAVLLDLHLGDGDGLSLLPQIRALPERPIVIVLTARDQVTDRIRGLDAGADDYLIKPYDPAELLARLRAVERRRSSSSSPVLQLGTLEIDLAHDMVRKDGSPITLTQKEWALLRVMATRPERIHTRENLADALYGFGDEADSNTLEVFISRLRRKLGRSHIQTLRGLGYRLSFSVDDDE from the coding sequence GTGCGCATATTGCTGGTCGAAGATGACAGTGCATTGGCAGATGCCGTCTGCAGCTATCTGTTGGCCAAGGCTTTCGTGGTCGACGTGGCGCCCAGTCTGGCCGACGCGCGCGGCGCCTTGCTCTCGGTACAGTACGCAGCCGTGCTGCTCGACCTGCACCTGGGCGACGGCGACGGCCTCTCGCTGCTGCCGCAGATTCGCGCCCTGCCCGAGCGCCCCATCGTCATCGTGCTGACGGCGCGCGACCAGGTAACAGACCGCATCCGCGGCCTGGACGCCGGCGCCGACGACTACCTCATCAAGCCTTATGACCCCGCCGAACTGCTGGCGCGCCTGCGCGCGGTCGAGCGGCGCCGCAGCTCCAGCAGTTCGCCGGTGCTGCAGCTCGGCACGCTCGAGATCGACCTGGCGCACGACATGGTGCGCAAAGACGGCTCGCCGATCACGCTGACGCAGAAGGAATGGGCGCTGCTGCGCGTCATGGCCACACGGCCCGAACGCATTCACACGCGCGAGAACCTCGCCGATGCGCTCTACGGCTTCGGCGACGAGGCCGACAGCAACACGCTCGAAGTCTTCATCAGCCGCCTGCGGCGCAAGCTCGGACGCAGCCACATCCAGACGCTGCGCGGCCTCGGCTACCGGCTGTCGTTCTCTGTGGACGACGACGAATGA
- a CDS encoding M949_RS01915 family surface polysaccharide biosynthesis protein, whose product MKRKLLALTLLALLATGSHAQKTPPGKNECAANAPYLSAEALKKAGLELPAFKRYCYTDKSGSYVLLLGEKQDEPYAGELLSSAIQASLYKVGGDNTLTREWSIRDFANKDEAGVNFRSKLIELADIDGDGLVDPILVYRFFNPVDSDHIDNDDYVGRIKIVTFHLGRKATIHAITGHLDGDRKTTANDNYFALPKPVQRHLVKKMKAMYDAEQFGFDNSYDFVPKRETARR is encoded by the coding sequence ATGAAGCGGAAGCTCCTGGCGTTAACGCTCCTGGCATTGCTCGCCACCGGCAGCCATGCCCAGAAGACCCCACCCGGCAAGAACGAATGTGCAGCCAATGCGCCGTATCTGAGCGCCGAGGCGCTGAAGAAGGCCGGGCTTGAACTCCCCGCATTCAAGCGCTATTGCTACACCGACAAGTCGGGCAGCTACGTCTTGCTGCTCGGCGAGAAGCAGGACGAGCCATACGCCGGGGAACTGCTGTCCTCGGCCATCCAGGCCTCGCTCTACAAGGTGGGCGGCGACAACACCTTGACCCGTGAATGGTCGATCCGCGACTTCGCCAACAAGGACGAGGCCGGCGTCAACTTTCGCTCGAAGCTCATCGAACTCGCGGACATCGACGGCGACGGGCTGGTCGACCCGATCCTCGTGTATCGCTTCTTCAACCCCGTTGACTCCGATCACATCGACAACGACGACTACGTGGGGCGCATCAAGATCGTCACTTTCCATCTGGGCCGCAAGGCGACGATCCACGCCATCACCGGCCACCTGGACGGTGATCGGAAGACCACGGCCAATGACAACTACTTTGCGTTGCCCAAGCCGGTGCAGCGGCATCTCGTGAAGAAGATGAAGGCGATGTACGACGCCGAGCAGTTCGGCTTCGACAACTCCTACGACTTTGTGCCGAAAAGGGAAACCGCCCGCCGCTGA
- a CDS encoding phosphatase PAP2 family protein, giving the protein MTRFPNFRLGVLTLIALVALMAWDATGGDLMLARMAGSHIGFPLRDSPFMVHVMHEGARDLSWVLVITLFAAIRWPFGLLRRLSTGGRVQLALTVLGSVIAVSLLKHASHTSCPWDLQEFGGMARYVSHWSWGVDDGGPGGCFPAGHASAAFAYVGGYFVLRRVSSRAAAIWLGVALVAGLVLGVSQQLRGAHYMSHTLWTAWVCWVVGFAIEVGVTRFGSRAVRPAVPAHAGS; this is encoded by the coding sequence ATGACTCGCTTTCCCAATTTTCGTCTGGGGGTTCTGACCCTCATCGCACTGGTTGCACTGATGGCGTGGGACGCGACGGGCGGGGATCTGATGCTGGCGCGCATGGCAGGTTCCCACATCGGGTTTCCCCTGCGCGACAGCCCTTTCATGGTTCATGTGATGCATGAGGGCGCTCGCGACCTCAGCTGGGTGCTCGTGATCACGCTGTTCGCCGCGATCCGCTGGCCCTTCGGCCTGCTGCGCCGCCTGAGCACCGGCGGCCGAGTGCAATTGGCCCTGACCGTGCTGGGCTCGGTGATTGCCGTCAGCCTGCTCAAGCATGCCAGCCACACCAGCTGCCCCTGGGACCTGCAGGAGTTCGGCGGCATGGCGCGTTACGTGTCGCACTGGTCATGGGGCGTCGACGACGGCGGCCCTGGCGGGTGCTTCCCGGCTGGCCACGCGTCGGCTGCTTTCGCCTACGTGGGCGGGTATTTCGTGCTGCGCCGGGTGTCGTCCCGCGCTGCAGCAATCTGGCTGGGGGTTGCGTTGGTTGCAGGGCTCGTGCTGGGTGTGTCGCAGCAGCTGCGCGGCGCCCACTACATGAGCCACACGCTCTGGACGGCCTGGGTCTGCTGGGTGGTGGGCTTTGCCATCGAGGTGGGGGTAACGCGCTTCGGCTCGCGCGCAGTGAGGCCGGCGGTGCCCGCACATGCAGGATCTTGA
- a CDS encoding DMT family transporter, whose translation MVGHFGMVDITASRFAVFGAVSALAVFARPSAVRWPSGRQALAALGLSVLGFTGYYLLLAFGIEAAGTEVPSLIIGTIPVWMMLLGRPVGLQMRALLPGLLLTGAGIALMIYGAWSAQHGAGSGGARFGWGIALALAAMASWTVYGLLNAAWLQRHTELNATDWANWLGVATGLGALLLWLVAGSDVATLKAQPDGMLFVWIALASGFGSSWLATILWNVASQRLSASLCGQLIVSETLFALFYSFVWDGRWPQAAEWAAALLFVLGILASIKAHR comes from the coding sequence ATGGTGGGTCACTTCGGCATGGTGGACATCACGGCCTCGCGTTTCGCGGTGTTCGGCGCGGTCTCTGCCCTGGCCGTGTTCGCGCGGCCGTCTGCGGTGCGCTGGCCGAGCGGGCGGCAGGCGCTCGCGGCCCTGGGGCTCAGCGTGCTGGGCTTTACTGGTTACTACCTGCTGCTGGCCTTCGGCATCGAGGCGGCGGGCACCGAGGTGCCCAGCCTCATCATCGGCACGATCCCTGTCTGGATGATGTTGCTGGGCCGGCCCGTCGGCCTGCAGATGCGCGCGCTGCTGCCGGGGCTGCTGCTCACAGGCGCGGGCATCGCGCTGATGATCTACGGCGCATGGTCCGCGCAGCACGGCGCAGGCAGTGGCGGCGCTCGCTTCGGCTGGGGCATCGCATTGGCCCTGGCCGCAATGGCAAGCTGGACGGTGTACGGCCTGCTCAACGCCGCCTGGCTGCAGCGCCACACCGAGCTCAACGCAACCGACTGGGCCAACTGGCTCGGCGTGGCGACCGGCCTGGGCGCCTTGCTGCTGTGGCTGGTCGCGGGCAGCGACGTGGCCACTCTGAAGGCACAGCCCGACGGCATGCTGTTCGTGTGGATCGCGCTGGCGAGCGGCTTCGGCTCGTCGTGGCTGGCGACCATCCTCTGGAACGTCGCGAGCCAGCGCCTGTCCGCCAGCCTGTGCGGCCAACTGATCGTCAGCGAGACGCTGTTCGCGCTGTTCTATTCCTTCGTCTGGGACGGCCGCTGGCCGCAGGCCGCCGAGTGGGCGGCGGCGCTGCTGTTCGTGCTGGGCATCCTCGCATCCATCAAGGCGCACCGATGA